GTCTCTCCCTCGTGAATGACCAGCTGGTCCGCGAGCTGGAACTCGCCACCATGCAGGCCAAAATCCAGTCCTCCGCCAAGGAAGGCATGGACAAGGCCCAGAAAGACTTCTTCCTGCGCGAGCAGATGAAGGCCATCCGCAAGGAGCTGGGCGAGGAAGGCGGGGAGTCCGAGGAGTTCGAGCAGCTCCAGGAAGCCCTGGACAAGGCCGGACTGCCCAAGGAGGTCAAGAAGGAGGCGGACAAGCAACTCAAGCGTCTCACCAGCATGCACCCGGATTCGTCCGAAGCCACGGTGGTGCGCACGTACCTGGACTGGCTCATCGAGCTGCCGTGGAAGAAGGCCTCTCGCGACCGGCTGGACATCAAGAAAGCGCACGAGATTCTGGACGAGGACCACTACGACCTGCAGAAGGTCAAGGACCGTATCCTCGAATACCTCTCCGTGCGCAAGCTGAACCCGAAGATGAAGGGGCCCATCCTGTGCTTCGTGGGTCCTCCCGGCGGGGGCAAGACGTCCCTGGGCCGCTCCATCGCCCGGGCG
This genomic stretch from Oceanidesulfovibrio indonesiensis harbors:
- a CDS encoding AAA family ATPase is translated as LSLVNDQLVRELELATMQAKIQSSAKEGMDKAQKDFFLREQMKAIRKELGEEGGESEEFEQLQEALDKAGLPKEVKKEADKQLKRLTSMHPDSSEATVVRTYLDWLIELPWKKASRDRLDIKKAHEILDEDHYDLQKVKDRILEYLSVRKLNPKMKGPILCFVGPPGGGKTSLGRSIARALNRKFVRMSLGGMRDEAEIRGHRRTYIGSMPGPI